Part of the Arthrobacter globiformis genome is shown below.
TCAGCGCGGTATTCCTGCTCATTGCACTCATAGGCGGGCTCATCGGCCTCCGGAAGTTCAAGCGCGCCATGCCGCTGATTCCGGAGGACACGGTCCGCGGCCTCAAGCATGATCTGGGCATTGCCAAGGAGGGCTCGGACTTCGACGCCGCCGTGCTTGATCCCAAATCGCCCCAGGCCAAGGCCGCGGCCGAAGCAAAGGCTGCCGAGAAGGCCCGGGCCAAGGCTGATAAAGAAGCTACGAAGGCGGCTGAAGCAGTGGACATTCCTGTGGCCACCGAGCCTGAACTCCGCCGCCGGCTGAAGCAGCGCCGTGAACACCTGACCGGCGTGCGGGACGAGCTTGGCGAGGAACTGGACGTGAAGACCCAGGCCCAGGCCCTGCTCGGCGTCGCAAAGCACCGCGCCGCGGAGGGCAACGAGAAGTTCCAGGAGGCGCGCGAACGTGCCGCAGAACGCTTCGGCGCCCTGTCGGCATCGGCCCGCTCCGGGGCTTCGGAGGCCTCGCTGCCCGGCCAGTTGGGGGCACGCTGGAAGCCGCTGCTTGCCCTCGCAGCCTCAACCGCCGTCCTGCTCGCGCTGCTGCGGAAGCTCTTCAAGAGCTGAGCCTTGCCCTGAACGAAGACTGTAAGAGGCCCGCCGGCCGTGGAGAGGGAGGCCTGATGAGATTCATCGGCGCTGGTTCCCGTCCCGGCCGGCCGCATGTCGATCGCGATCTGGTCTTTACCGTCCCCAACCTCCTTACGGTACTGCGCTTCATGGGCGTGCCGATCTTCATCTGGCTTGTGCTGGCCCAGAAGGAGTACGGATTGGCCGTGCTGGTGTTGGCCATCATGGGCAGCACGGACTGGGTGGACGGCTACGTCGCCAGGCGGTTCAACCAGGCCTCCAAACTGGGGCGCGTCCTGGACCCCATCGCCGACCGGCTGGCCCTGATTGCCGTTGCGGTCACCCTGGTGATAGCCGGCGTCGTGCAGTGGTGGTACCTGGCAGCGCTGGTGGTTCCCGATGCCGTCCTGCTGGGCATGTCCCTGTTCTATTTCCGCAGCCACCCCGACCTTCCCGTCAGCCTGGTGGGCAAGGCCCGCACCGGCCTGCTGCTGCTGGGAACTCCGCTCCTGGTGCTGTCCAAGCTGTCCATTCCGTTCGCCGGAGCATGGTTGGTCGCGGCATGGGTGGTTCTGGGGCTGGGGCTCGTTGGCCACTGGATTGCTGCCTACAACTATTTCTGGGCGATCCGCCGCAAAGGGAAAATGCAGACGGCCGACGACGGCGGGAACGGCTGATGGTCTGGGTTGCGGTTTTGCTTGCGGTCATGGGCGCCTTTTGCCTCGCCTTCGGTGCCCAGCGCCAGGGCAGTGCCGTCAAGGCGGACACCGGCGGTCTTGCGCTGAGCTCCAACGGTTTCCTGCGCCTCCTGCGGAACCCCCGGTGGGTCTTCGGCCTCCTCCTGCTCTGCATGGGTATGGCGATGAACTCCGTAGCACTGGTCACGGCACCCCTCACCGTGGTGCAGCCCATTGGCGCCATCGCCCTGGTGGTCACCACCGTGGTCAATTCCAAGGACCAGGGCCTGAGTATCAATCGTGCCACTGTGGTAGCAATCACCTTGTGCGTGACGGGATCGGCGCTGTTCGTCCTGCTGGCCGTCAACGTCACGCAGGAAAGCCACCTTGTCACGCCTGAAGACGAACTAACGGTTGTGCTGCTGCTTTCCCTGGCGGTGGGCATCTTCGGCAGCCTCGCCGCCATGTTCAAACACCATATGAGCGCGTTTATTTACATCCTGGGTGCCGGCATCCTGTTCGGCTTCGTGGCCGTGCTGACCCGGATCATCGGCAAACACCTGCTGGACCCGAACGGCCTGGTCCTGCTGAACGTACCGTGGTATTCAGTGGTTGCCATCGCAGCGGCCGGGGGACTGGGGTCCTGGTTCGTCCAGAGCGCATACTCCACCGGTCCGCCCGATCTGGTGATTGCCGGTCTCACCGTGATCGACCCTATTGTGGGCATCGCGATCGGCATCACGATCCTTGGCGAACTGCGCCCCGATGTCCACGCCGTCTTGGCTATTGCCATGGGTACGGCGGCAACCCTTGCTATCGTGGGGGTAATTGCCCTTTCAAGACACCATCCCGAGGTCACCAAACGGAAGAAGGACGTTCGGAAGGCCACGGGCAGGGCGTCCCACTAGCCGGTTTTTACTGCGGACCAGGCAAGAATGTGCCGGTGCATCACGTGCCGGCACCGGCCGGTGTGGTCAGCCGCAGCCGACCACCATGACCACCAGGAGCTTTCTACGTGACCATGCCCGACGCCCAGCGTCCACTGACCATCCTTATCGCGGCCGACACGTACCCGCCACACGTTAACGGAGCCGCCCAGTTCGGCTACCGGCTGGCCAAAGGCATGACGGCTCGCGGACACGACGTCCACGTGCTGGCCTGCCGGCAGGATAAGGGCAAGAGCTTTACGGAGTTCCGCGCCGAAGCCACTGTTCACCGACTCCGCTCGCACGGCGTTTTCACGCACGAATACTTCAGGGTCTGTTTCCCGTGGGAGATCAAGAAGGAAATCAGCCTCCTGTTCGACAAGGTCCAGCCGGACGTAGTGCACATCCAAAGCCACTACATGATCGGCGAGCACGTCCTGTATGAGGCACTGAAGCGCGGCATCCGCATCGTCGCCACCAACCACTTCATGCCGGAGAACCTCAACCCGTTCCTGCCGTTTCCGCAGTGGTTCAAGGACATCATCGGGAAGATCTCCTGGAAGGACATGGGGAAGGTCATGGGCCAGGCGGACGTCGTTACGACGCCCACGCCGCTCGCCGCGAAGGCGATGCACCAGCATGCCTTCCTGCGCAAGGTGCTGCCGCTGTCCAACGGCATCGACTCCGCAGCGTATGAGCCCAAGCCGGACGAAGGCATTGAGCCGCACGAACACCCGACGGTGCTGTTCGCGGGCCGCTTGGCTGAGGAGAAGCACGTTGACGTGCTGATCAAGGCGGTCGCCGCCACCCCTGCCGACCTGAATGTCCATCTTGAAATCGTCGGCGGCGGCGAAGTGCGCCCGTCGCTCGAGGCCCTGGTGGAACGGCTCGGACTACAGAACCGGGTGAAGTTCCTCGGCCTGGCCAGCGATGACGAACTCCGTGAGGCCTACATCCGGGCCGACCTGTTCTGCATGCCCGGTACCGCGGAACTGCAGTCGCTGGTCACGCTGGAGGCCATGTCGGCATCAACGCCGGTCCTGCTGGCGGACGCCATGGCCCTTCCGCACCTTGTGCGCGATGGCGAGAATGGCTACCTGTTCACGCCGAATGACAGCGCGGACCTCTCAGCGAAAATCACCCGCATTTTCCGCTTGCCGGCAGAGGAGCGGAAAGCCATGGGCGACGCCAGCCGCTGCATGGTGGAACCCCACAGCATCCAGGGGACGCTGCAGACGTTTGAGGATCTGTACTACGGGGCAAACTACGAGGACAAGGTCGTCTAGGCTCCAGGTCGTCTGACGGCCAGCGTTGTCTGAAGTGGTCTGAAGCCCTCCGCCGGTTTGCTAGAGTGAATCTGCCCAGCCGACGACGGGCCCCTCACGGGCCGCCGCTGGCCGGGCGCACCCTCCCGGTAGTCGGGGCCGGTGCACGGGGCTATAGCTCAGCTGGTTAGAGCGCGGGACTCATAATCCTAAGGTCCTCGGTTCAAGTCCGAGTAGCCCTACCCTCAGGGCCCTGATCTGCGTCTGCGCGGATCAGGGCTCTTTCCCTTTTCCGCTGCGCTGGGATATGTTACTGACCAGTAACTATTCCGCCGGCGCCGTGTTGTTCCGCGGCTGCCGGCCACTGCGAAGGAGCGCCATGTCCGCCGTTGAAACCGACATCAACAGCCTGCCCTACGCCGACGGCGACTTCTTCTTCTTCGAACAGCTGCTCAGTCTCAAGGAGCGGGACAGGCTGGCCGAGGTCCGCTCCTTCCTGGCCCGGGAAGTGAAGCCGATTGCTGTGGACTGCTGGAACCGCGGCGAATTTCCAATGGACCTGATTCCAAGGCTGGCCGAGCTCGACCTCGTCAGCCCGGTGCGGCGCCAAGGCTACTCCAACCTCTTCGCCGGCATCGTTCACGCGGAGGTTACCCGCGCAGACACGTCCATTGCCACCTTCATGGGTGTGCACGACGGGCTTTTCACCGGCTCCATCGAAGCCCTGGCTTCCAGGGAGCAGCAGGATGCCTGGCTGCCCGACATCTACTCGCTGCGCAAGATCGGGGCCTTTGGGCTGACGGAGCCCCTGGGTGGTTCCGACGTCGCCGGCGGCACGCGCACCACTGCAAGGCGGGACGGCGACCGCTGGATCCTCAACGGTGCCAAGCGCTGGATCGGCAACGCAACATTCTCCGACTGGGTAGTGGTCTATGCGCGCGATGTGGCCGACAACCAGGTCAAGGCTTTCCTCGTGGACACGGCGCTGCCGGGGTTTAATGCAACGAAGATCGAGAACAAGATCTCGCTGCGGACCGTGCAGAACGCGGACATCACCCTTGAAAATGTGGTGATGCCGGACTTCTTCAAGCTGGCCAACGCCAACAGCTTCCGCGATACCAACAAGGTCCTGAAGGTCACCCGCCTCGCCGTGGCCTGGCAGGCAGTGGGCCAGCAGCTCGCCGCCTTCGACGTGGCCCGGCGCTACGCCGTGGAGCGGCACCAGTTCGGGCGCCCGCTGGCCTCCTTCCAGCTGGTGCAGAGCCAGCTGGTCCAGATCCTGGGGAACGCAGTCAGCTCCATGGGCATGATGGTGCGGCTCGCCCAGCTCGAGGATGCAGGCCAGGCCAAGGATGAGCAGTCGGCCCTCGCCAAGGCCTTCACCACCGCGCGGATGCGGGAAAGCGTGGCAATCGGCCGCAGCCTCCTCGGCGGAAACGGCATTGTGACGGACTTCGAGATGGCGAAGATCTTCGCCGACGCCGAGGCGATCTACTCCTACGAGGGCACCCACGAAGTGAACACCCTGGTGGCCGGCCGGGCCGTCACCGGCGTCTCCGCGATCGTCTAGGTCAGTTCAGCGGCAGCAGCACAGAGGGCCGCAGGTCCAGGATGAAGGACAGCGGATTGAGGTACTCCTCTCCGCGGCGGACGCCCCAGTGCACGCAAGGTGAAGAGCCGCAGTGGCCGGCCAGCAGGGTGCCCACCACGGCGCCCTTGGCCACGGAAGCGCCCTTCTTGAGCGTGCTCCGCACCGGTTCGAAGCTGCTGCGCAGCCCATTGCCGTGATCAATGGTGATGACGGGCCGGTCCACCACCACGCCCACAAAGCTGACGGTGCCGGACTCCGGGGCGGTGACCGGACCGCCGTCGGACGCGGATCCAAGGTCCACGCCCCGGTGCCCGCTCAGCCACGGCTTGTCCGGGAGATCGAACGGGCGCAGAACCGCCGGCCGTGGCGCAAGTGGCCAGCTCCAGCCCGATGGCGCCGGCGTAGTGGCCCGGGCGGGGGAAGCTGCTGGTAAAGCGAACGGCGCGGGTGCAGCGGAAGGTGCGGCGGCCGCCGTCGTGAGCAGGAGCAGCGCCGCCATCACATAAGCTCTCATGTTCCCAGCATGGGCGCCCGATCCGCCGGCCGGAACGGGGCCTTTGGCCTATGTGGAAAACGCCGGCCGGCGCAGCAGAACCGGTGCATTTGCCGCGGTCCGCTGTAGTACACTTGGTGGAGCAGTTTGCTGTGCCCTCAACGCATTCCATTTCGTGGCTAGCGTCAGCACGCCCCATTCAGGAGTGCGGGGGAGCAGCAGCTGACTACGCGTATCCAGCCCTCCACAACCGGTAAGCAGTTGCTTGCTGGTGCGGAGGATTGTGCCTCTTGCGGTCAGGCCCGGCAACGGTCCTGATGAGATGTGCAATGGATGCCAGGAGCTTGTGCCCTCCGGGCCAGGCTAAATAACCGTCAACTATTGGCAGGGTAAGAGCGGCCGCGGCCGCTCTCATGAATGACCTGCCGGAAGGAGCGTCGGCATGCCCGTCGTAACCATGCGCCAGCTGCTTGACAGCGGCGTCCACTTTGGACACCAGACCCGCCGTTGGAACCCGAAGATGAAGCGCTTCATCTTCACCGAGCGCAACGGCATCTACATCATTGACCTCCAGCAGTCGCTGTCCTACATCGACCGCGCCTACGAGTTCGTCAAGGCCACCGTTGCCCACGGCGGCACCGTGCTGTTCGTCGGCACCAAGAAGCAGGCTCAGGAAGCCATCGCCGAGCAGGCCACCCGCGTTGGCCAGCCGTACGTCAACCAGCGTTGGCTCGGCGGTATGCTCACCAACTTCCAGACTGTTGCCAAGCGTATCCAGCGCATGAAGGAACTCGAAGAGATCGACTTCGACGACGTCGCCGGCTCCGCTTACACCAAGAAGGAACTGCTGCTTCTGCGCCGCGAGCTCACCAAGCTCGAGTCCAACCTCGGCGGTATCCGCAACCTGACCAAGGCACCGTCCGTGCTGTGGGTTGTTGACACCAAGAAGGAGCACCTGGCTGTTGACGAGGCCAAGAAGCTCAACATTCCGGTTGTGGCCATCCTGGACACCAACTGCGATCCGGACGAAGTCGACTTCCCGATCCCGGGCAACGACGACGCCATCCGCTCCGTGAACCTCCTGACCCGCGTTGTTGCTGACGCCGTTGCTGAGGGCCTGATCGCCCGTAACCAGCGCGCAACCGGCACCACCGAGACCCCGGAAGAGCCGCTGGCTGAGTGGGAGCGCGAGCTCCTCGAAGGCAGCAAGACCGAGGAAGCTCCGGCTGCCGAGGCTGCTCCGGCCGCCGAGGAAGCTCCGGCTGCCGAGGCTGCTCCGGCCGCAGAGGAAGCCCCGGCTGCCGAGGCTGCTCCGGCCGCAGAGGAAGCTCCGGCTGCTGCCGAGGGCACCGACTCCGCGAAGTAACAACTTCATCGGGATTTCCGGGCGCTGTCCGCAGCGCCCGGGCAACTGACAGGATGGCAGCTCACCGAGTGAGCTGCCGTCCTGTCGGTCCGTACACACAAAAATTTTCTAGACAGAGGGGTTCACATGGCGAACTACACTGCCGCTGATATCAAGGCTCTGCGCGAGCGCACGGGCGCCGGCATGATGGATGTCAAGAAGGCTCTCGACGAAGCCAACGGCGACGCCGAGAAGGCAATCGAGATCATTCGCATCAAGGGCCTCAAGGGCGCCACCAAGCGCGAAGGCCGCTCCACCGCTGAAGGCCTGGTTGCTGCCAAGGTTGCGGGCGGCGTCGGCGTAATGATCGAAGTCAACTGCGAAACCGACTTCGTCGCCAAGGCTGACAAGTTCATCCAGCTGGCCGACAAGGTCCTGGCCATCGCCGTCGAGTCCGGCGCTGCTGACCTCGAAACCCTGCTCGGCACCGATGTTGACGGCAAGCCGCTGTCCGAGGTTGTCGTCGAAGAGGGCGCTATCCTCGGCGAAAAGGTCGTTGTCCGCCGCATCTCCCGCATCGAGGGCGCCACGGTCGACGCTTACCTGCACAAGACGTCCAAGGACCTCCCGGCCCAGGTCGGCGTCCTGTTCGCTGTTGACGGCGAAGGCGAAGCAGCTGCCACCGCCGCGCACGATGTTGCCGTTCACGTTGCCGCTATGGCTCCGAACTACCTCTCCCGTGAGGACGTTCCGGCCGAGCTCGTCGAGTCCGAGCGCCGCATCGCCGAGGAAACCGCAAAGGCCGAGGGCAAGCCCGAAGCTGCGATGACCAAGATCGTCGAAGGCCGCGTTACCGGCTTCTACAAGGGTGAGGTCCTGGTTGACCAGGCTTTCGCCAAGGACGCCAAGAAGTCTGTGGCGCAGGTCCTCGAAGAGGCCGGCGTCAAGGGAACCGCCTTCACGCGTTTCCGCGTCGGCTCCTAGTCTGACACGCAAGGGGGTGGCCACTTCGGTGGCCGCCCCTTTTGCATGCACCGGCCATATAAGAAATGTGAGCGCTGGCCGGATGCGCGATAACCTAGCTCAGAGTTCACCAACCGGAAGGCACCATGGAAGCCGTCAATACTCCCGTCCAGTCAGAGAAGAGCAGGCGTCGGGTTCTCCTGAAGCTGTCCGGTGAAGTCTTCGGCGGCGGCAAGCTGGGCGTCGACCCGGACACCGTCCGCGCAGTAGCCAAGCAGATCGCTGCCGCCGTTCCCGACGTCGAGGTTGCCATCGTGGTTGGCGGCGGTAACTTCTTCCGGGGTGCCGAGCTGTCCCAGAGCGGCATGGACCGTTCGCGTGCCGACTACATGGGCATGCTGGGAACCGTCATGAACTGCCTCGCCCTGCAGGACTTCCTGGAGCAGGCCGGTGTTGAAACCCGGGTCCAGAGCGCCATCACCATGGGACAGGTGGCCGAGGCCTACATTCCGCGCCGCGCCATCCGCCACATGGAGAAGAACCGCGTGGTCATCTTCGGTGCGGGCGCAGGCCTGCCGTACTTCTCCACGGACACCGTGGCCGCCCAGCGTGCACTCGAGGTGCACGCCGACGTGGTGCTCATGGCCAAGAGCGGCGTGGACGGCGTGTACACCGCCGACCCGAAGAAGGACCCGAGCGCTGAGAAGCTGGAAAAGCTGAGCTACGACGACGCACTGCGCCGCGACATCCGCGTCATGGACCAGACCGCCATGACCATGTGCAAGGACAACAAGCTCTCCATGGTGGTGTTCGGCATGGAAGGCGAAGGCAACGTCACGCGGGCCATCCGCGGAGAAAAGCTGGGAACACTGGTCACGCCCTAGTTACAGCTAGGATATTTCTAGGATGGTTCCGCCCATTGGGCGGGACCAGGATTGTGAAATGCCCCGGTTGGCCGGGGAACGAATTTCTGAGGAGAGACCGTGATCGAAGAAACCTTGCTCGAAGCCGGGGACAAGATGGACAAGGCTGTTGAGGTAGCCAAGGAAGACTTCGCCTCGATCCGGACGGGCCGCGCCACACCCGGCCTGTACAACAAGGTCATGGTGGAGTACTACGGGACCCCCACCCCGCTGCAGCAGCTGGCATCCTTCGCGGTTCCCGATGCCCGCACCATCCTCATCACCCCCTACGACAAGACCGCCCTGCGCGACATCGAGCGGGCACTGAGCGATTCCGAGGTTGGCGCCAACCCGTCCAACGACGGCAACGTCATCCGCATCACCATCCCGGAGTTGACGAAGGAACGCCGCAAGGAATACGTCAAGATCGTCAAGTCCAAGGGCGAGGACGCCAAGGTGTCCATCCGTAACATCCGCCGCAAGGCCAAGGAAACTTTGGACCGGCTTGTCAAGGACGGCGAAGCCGGCGAGGACGAGGGCACCCGCGGCGAAAAGGAACTCGACATGATCACGAAGCAGCACGTCGAGGGAATCGACGAGCTCCTCAAGCGCAAGGAAGCTGAGCTGCTCGAGGTCTGATGGGCCAGGCACAGCAGGCCCCCGGTGCGCGGGCCCGAACACGGACCCGCCAGCCAAGGCCCAACCCCACCCCTGGGGCCGGGCGCAACCTGCCGGCCGCAATCGCCGTGGGCCTCGCCATGCTCCTTGCGGTGCTCGGCGGGCTGCTCTTCCTGCCGCTTGGCTTTGTTGCCGTCGTCACTGCCTTCGCCGCCTTCGGCGTGTGGGAGGTCTTCCGCGCGCTCGAAGCGAATGGCACGCGCCTGCCCATCGTGCCGGTCATGGTGGGCACGGTGGCCATGCCGTTCTCGGCCTACTTCGGCGGGCTGGAAAGCCTGCTGTTCGCGATGCTCGCCAGCAGTGTGGCGGCGCTGCTGTGGCGGTCGGTGGAAAGCGCGACGGGTTCGTCCCGCAGCATTTTCGCCGGGGTTTTCACCCTCGCCTGGGTGCCCTTCCTGATCAGCTTTGCCGCGCTGCCGCTGCACGTGGAAGGCGGCGCCTCCCCGGTGGGGCCGTGGCCCGGCGGAACAGTGCCGGAGGGCGCGTGGCAGATCGTCATCCTGCTGCTCCTGGTGGTTTCCAACGACACGTTCGGTTACCTCGTGGGCGCCCGGCTGGGCAAGCACCCCATGGCGCCAAAGATCAGCCCGAAGAAGTCCTGGGAAGGGTTCGCCGGATCCATCGCCGGCGCCATGGTCGTCGGGATCCTGGCCAGCATCTTCCTGCTGAACAAGCCCTGGTGGGTGGGCGTCGTGCTGGCGGTCGGCATGGTGGCGGCCGCCACCGCCGGAGACCTCGCCGAATCGATGGTCAAACGCGAACTCGGCGTCAAGGACATGAGCAGCATCCTGCCAGGACACGGCGGGGTGATGGACCGGCTGGACTCGATCGTGTTCGCGTCGCCGGTGGCCTTCATGCTGTTCGTCCTGTTTTCCGGGGCCTGAGTTTCCCAGACTTGTTTTTCCCAGCAGGGGCTTCCCGGCATGTGCCTCCGGCACCCGGCCCTCCGGAACGCCCTAGAATAGTGCGGTTACGACCCGCCGAAGAAGTATCGAAGGAAACATGGTGAGAGTGGACAGCAAGCGGCAGATTCCGGCGTCGTTCGAACGCGTGGCGCGGACGGACTACGGCTACAACGCCAAGCAGGTGGACCAGTTCCTGCAGCAGGCCCGCGTGTCACTGGAGACGCCCGAGGCTGCCACCCACCCCGTCAAAAGCGCCGATGTCCGGTCCGTCTCCTTTGACCCCGTCAAGGGCGGATACTCGGCCATCGCCGTGGACGCCGCACTTGACCGGCTTGAAGACGCCTTCGCCCGCCGGGAACGGGACGACCTCATCGCCGAACGGGGCGAGGACGCCTGGCTCCGGCAGATCGGGCAGCTTTCCGGGACACTCCGCGGCCGCCTGCACCGGCCCGACGGCGAGAAGTTCCGTCGCCCGGTCAAGAAAAACGCACGCAGCTACAACACCAAAGATGTGGACGCCCTGTGCCGGGACCTGATCGGCTACCTGGAACAGGACAAGCCCCTCAGCGTTGACAACGTGCGCCGGGCCGTCTTCCGGCCTGCCGCCGGCAAGGAGGGCTACGAGGAGACCCAGGTGGACGCCTTCCTCGACCGTGCGGTCGAGCTCATGGCCGCCATCGACTGACGGCCTGGCCGCTCGGTTGGCCTGGCCGCTCGGCGTTGGCCTGGCCGCTCAGCGGTCCGTAACCAGCGGCCGCTCGGGCGTGTGCAGCCTGGTCATCACCCTGGTGATGGTCCGCGGCACCCGGGAACTGGTGGCACGCGAGGTCAGGACCATCACGGTGAAGGCTGCCGGCACGGTCCATGCGGCGGGCTGTGCCAGCCATGGCGGCGTCCCCGTTACGCCGAGCACCGTCCCCGCCGCCATGGCGCCGCCGCACAGCAGGCCACCGGTCATCATTCCGGCGATGGCGCCGGCGTCGGTCAGGCCTCGCCACCAGATGCCGAGCAGCAGGACCGGGCAGATCGTGGACGCCGTGAAGGCGAAGACCAGGCCCACGCTCCCGGCGAGGGCCAGTGAGTCCGTCATGAGCGCCAGACCCAGCGGAACGATGATCGAGACCAGGGCCGCCACCCGGAAGCCGCGCACACTGCCGCCGAGGACGTCCTGGCTGATCACACCGGCCAGCGAGACGACGAGCCCGGACGTTGTGGACAGGAAGGCGGCGAAGGCCCCTGCCACGACGAGCGCGGACAACAGGTCGCCGGCCGGGCCCCCGACGAGGCGGCTTGGAAGCAGCAGCACCAGGGCATCCGCCTGCCCCGCCCGTGCCAGGTCCGGGGCGAACAGGCGCCCGGCCAGTCCGTACGCCGTCGGAAACAGATAGAAGACAGACAGCAGGCCCAGCACGATCAGCGTGGTCCGGCGCGCCGATTGCCCGTCGGGATTGGTGTAGAAGCGGACCAGGACATGGGGCAGTCCCAGCGTTCCGAACAGCAGGGCAACGAGCAGTGAGATGCTCTGGTAGGGGCTGGCCGGATCCGCCCCACCCGGGTTCGCGGCCACTGCCGCCAGGGCTGGAGCGCCATCCTCCGCCAGGACCAGCAAAATGAAGATGAGGGGCACGGCCAGTGCCGTGAGCTTCAGCCAGAACTGGAAGGCCTGGACGAACGTGATGGAGCGCATGCCGCCGGCCACCACGGTTAGGCACACCACCACCACGACGGCGGTCGAACCGGTCCAGGACGGCAGGCCAGTGGTGGTCCGGATGGTCAGGGCAGCGCCGTGCAGCTGCGGGACGATGTAAAGCCAGCCCACCATGACCACAGCAAGGCTGGTGACACGGCGCACGGCCCGCGAATCGAGCCTGGCTTCGGTGAAATCGGGGATGGTGTAAGCACCGGAGCGCCGGAGCGGCGCGGCCACAAACAGCAGAAGCATCAGGTACCCGGCGGTGTAGCCCACGGGGTACCACAGGGCATCCGTGCCGGACAGCAGGATCAGGCCGGCCACGCCCAGGAAACTCGCGGCGGAGAGATATTCCCCGCCGATGGCTGACGCGTTCCACCAAGGCGGCACGGTTCGGGAGGCGACATAGAAGTCACCGGTGGTGCGGGAGATCCGCAGTCCGTAGAAGCCGATCACTGCCGTCGCCACGGAAACGGCGGCCACCGCCGCGATGCCCACTGCCGGATTCACTGGAGGATCACTTTCCGGAGCATTACTTTTCCCCGGCGAGGTCGCAGTAACGGGCTTCGTTCCGTGCCGCGCTGCGGATGTACAGCCAGGCGCTGATCCCGGTCACAGGGTAGATCCCGGCACCCAGCAGGAGCCAGTCGAACGGGATCCCCGCAATCCGGGTTTGCGCCAGCCCCGGTGTGGCGGCAAGCAGCAGCGGAAAGGCGCCGAGGATCAGCAGGAAGCCGCCGGCCACCACCAGGGCAAGCCGGAGCTGGGAGCGGATCAGCGAGCGGACGAACACCTGGCCGACGGCCGACTCCTCGGCGGACTCGCGCGGCTCGGCCGAGGAGCCGGCCAAACTGCGGGCTGCCGACCGGGGCGCCGTGACCCTGACGCGCGTCATGCCTGCGGCCGGATCCTGGTTGCCTCAAGTTTCTCGCGGACGGCCGGCAGGTGCCGCCGGCTGATCGGCAGTTCGGCGTCCTCGACGGAGACGCTGGGGCGGACCGCGGCGAGCTTGAGGTGGGAGACGTGGGCGAGGGCCACCAGATAGGACCGGTGGGTGCGGATGAAGCCCGCGTCCGCCCACTGCTGTTCCAGGTCGGCGAGGGGAACCCGGATCAGGTAGCTGGCATCGGCGGTGTGGAGGCGGGCATAGTCACCCTGCGCCTGGACGTACGTGACGTCGTCGCGCCGGATCATCCTGGTGGTGCCGCCCTGGTCCACGGTAATCATCTCCGGCGTGGCACCGCCATCGCGGATCAGTTCACTGATCCGGCCCACGGAGCGGGCCAACCGCTTGGCCCGAACGGGCTTCAGGAGATAGTCGACGGCCGCAAGCTCGAATGCCTCCAGCGCGCACTCCTCGTCGGCTGTCACGAAAACGACGGCGGGCGGCCGGCTGCTGCGGGAAATGGCCCGGGCGATGTCCAGGCCGGACACCGCCGGCATGTGAATGTCCAGGAAGACGGCGTCCACGGCCTCGGCTTCGAGGACACGCAGCGCCTCGGCGCCGGAGGAGGCGCGCAGGATGGTGCCGATCCTCTCGTCGCGGCCCAGGAGGAAGGCAAGCTCCTCAACTGCCGGGAGTTCGTCGTCGGCGACGAGAACGTTAATCATGGTCCTAGGTTATCTTTCGGGCCCGCTGCTTCGGCCAAAACTCGTCAGGCATCAGCATATTTAGGCATCGTGGTCCGGCTGCGACTTCGGGACCCGCATGGTGATGAGCGTGCCCTC
Proteins encoded:
- the tsf gene encoding translation elongation factor Ts; amino-acid sequence: MANYTAADIKALRERTGAGMMDVKKALDEANGDAEKAIEIIRIKGLKGATKREGRSTAEGLVAAKVAGGVGVMIEVNCETDFVAKADKFIQLADKVLAIAVESGAADLETLLGTDVDGKPLSEVVVEEGAILGEKVVVRRISRIEGATVDAYLHKTSKDLPAQVGVLFAVDGEGEAAATAAHDVAVHVAAMAPNYLSREDVPAELVESERRIAEETAKAEGKPEAAMTKIVEGRVTGFYKGEVLVDQAFAKDAKKSVAQVLEEAGVKGTAFTRFRVGS
- a CDS encoding sodium/solute symporter → MNPAVGIAAVAAVSVATAVIGFYGLRISRTTGDFYVASRTVPPWWNASAIGGEYLSAASFLGVAGLILLSGTDALWYPVGYTAGYLMLLLFVAAPLRRSGAYTIPDFTEARLDSRAVRRVTSLAVVMVGWLYIVPQLHGAALTIRTTTGLPSWTGSTAVVVVVCLTVVAGGMRSITFVQAFQFWLKLTALAVPLIFILLVLAEDGAPALAAVAANPGGADPASPYQSISLLVALLFGTLGLPHVLVRFYTNPDGQSARRTTLIVLGLLSVFYLFPTAYGLAGRLFAPDLARAGQADALVLLLPSRLVGGPAGDLLSALVVAGAFAAFLSTTSGLVVSLAGVISQDVLGGSVRGFRVAALVSIIVPLGLALMTDSLALAGSVGLVFAFTASTICPVLLLGIWWRGLTDAGAIAGMMTGGLLCGGAMAAGTVLGVTGTPPWLAQPAAWTVPAAFTVMVLTSRATSSRVPRTITRVMTRLHTPERPLVTDR
- a CDS encoding phosphatidate cytidylyltransferase; this translates as MGQAQQAPGARARTRTRQPRPNPTPGAGRNLPAAIAVGLAMLLAVLGGLLFLPLGFVAVVTAFAAFGVWEVFRALEANGTRLPIVPVMVGTVAMPFSAYFGGLESLLFAMLASSVAALLWRSVESATGSSRSIFAGVFTLAWVPFLISFAALPLHVEGGASPVGPWPGGTVPEGAWQIVILLLLVVSNDTFGYLVGARLGKHPMAPKISPKKSWEGFAGSIAGAMVVGILASIFLLNKPWWVGVVLAVGMVAAATAGDLAESMVKRELGVKDMSSILPGHGGVMDRLDSIVFASPVAFMLFVLFSGA
- a CDS encoding DivIVA domain-containing protein, which translates into the protein MVRVDSKRQIPASFERVARTDYGYNAKQVDQFLQQARVSLETPEAATHPVKSADVRSVSFDPVKGGYSAIAVDAALDRLEDAFARRERDDLIAERGEDAWLRQIGQLSGTLRGRLHRPDGEKFRRPVKKNARSYNTKDVDALCRDLIGYLEQDKPLSVDNVRRAVFRPAAGKEGYEETQVDAFLDRAVELMAAID
- the frr gene encoding ribosome recycling factor, whose product is MIEETLLEAGDKMDKAVEVAKEDFASIRTGRATPGLYNKVMVEYYGTPTPLQQLASFAVPDARTILITPYDKTALRDIERALSDSEVGANPSNDGNVIRITIPELTKERRKEYVKIVKSKGEDAKVSIRNIRRKAKETLDRLVKDGEAGEDEGTRGEKELDMITKQHVEGIDELLKRKEAELLEV
- the rpsB gene encoding 30S ribosomal protein S2, encoding MPVVTMRQLLDSGVHFGHQTRRWNPKMKRFIFTERNGIYIIDLQQSLSYIDRAYEFVKATVAHGGTVLFVGTKKQAQEAIAEQATRVGQPYVNQRWLGGMLTNFQTVAKRIQRMKELEEIDFDDVAGSAYTKKELLLLRRELTKLESNLGGIRNLTKAPSVLWVVDTKKEHLAVDEAKKLNIPVVAILDTNCDPDEVDFPIPGNDDAIRSVNLLTRVVADAVAEGLIARNQRATGTTETPEEPLAEWERELLEGSKTEEAPAAEAAPAAEEAPAAEAAPAAEEAPAAEAAPAAEEAPAAAEGTDSAK
- the pyrH gene encoding UMP kinase, producing MEAVNTPVQSEKSRRRVLLKLSGEVFGGGKLGVDPDTVRAVAKQIAAAVPDVEVAIVVGGGNFFRGAELSQSGMDRSRADYMGMLGTVMNCLALQDFLEQAGVETRVQSAITMGQVAEAYIPRRAIRHMEKNRVVIFGAGAGLPYFSTDTVAAQRALEVHADVVLMAKSGVDGVYTADPKKDPSAEKLEKLSYDDALRRDIRVMDQTAMTMCKDNKLSMVVFGMEGEGNVTRAIRGEKLGTLVTP